The genome window GACGACATCATGCGCTCACTCTTGATCTAGAATAGGAAAACGGCGCCCGAGTTCAAGTGCGGTTTCGCCGCAGGCGGCCGCCGCTCAATCCTCTTCGTCGGCCTGGCCGGGATTCAGCCGCTCGCGCAGTTCCTTGCCGGTTTTGAAGAAGGGAACCCACTTCTCCTCGACGAAGACGGTATCGCCGGTGCGCGGGTTGCGGCCGGACCGGGAAGGGCGGTTCTTGACCGAAAACGCGCCGAAGCCGCGCAATTCGACGCGGTTGCCCGCAGCCAGTGCATCCGTGATCTCGTCGAGAACCGCGTTGACGATATTCTCGACGTCGCGATGATAGAGATGCGGGTTGCGTGCTGCAACAATCTGCACCAATTCGGACTTGATCACATTCGCCCCCTTAAATTATTGATTTCTTATCAATCCCGGCCAACCTGCCAAACTGAAAGCAGCCCGTCAAGAAGCAACTTTGGGGGCAGGATTCCATTGATATCCTGGCCTTTCAAGAGATCATCATAACCGAAGATCGTAATCAACCGCGAAACAGCCCCAGCGAGCAGAAACGGCGTATTGCTCTTCTTGTCCCAGTCCACCATCGGCAGGTCGGCGTCGACGCCGCGCGATTTGAGATAGGCACGGATCTCAGGCTCGCCGCCGATCGTATCGACGAGTTTCACCTTCAGCGCCTGGCGGCCGGTATAGATCGTGCCGTCGGCCAGTTTCAGCACCTCGTCGCGCGGCAGCTTGCGCCGGTCGGCGACCAGATCGACGAACCAGTTATAGCTGTCGACCACCATGTTGCGGATCATCGCCTTGGCCTCCTCGCTCGCCTCGTGGAAGGGCGAGGGCTCGGCCTTCAGCGGCGAGGATTTGATCTCCTGCAGCGACACGCCGATCTTGTCGAGCAGCGGCTGGATCTGGGGATACTGGAAGATGACGCCGATCGAGCCGGTGATCGAGCTGTCGCCGGCAATGATCGTATCGCCGGCAGTGGCGATCATGTAGCCGGCGGAGGCGGCAAGGGTGCGCACGTCGGAGACGACCGGCTTCTTGGCTGATATCGCGCGGATCGCCTTGAAGATTTTTTCGCCGCCATAGGTCGTGCCGCCGGGCGAGGAGATCGAAATCACCGCGGCCTTCACCTGATCGCTGGTCTCGACTTTCTTCAGCCGCTCCAGAAGCTCGTCGTCATCGACGATCAGCCCTGATATCGTCACATGGGCGATATGCGGGCGCTCCGTCGCGGCATCGCCGACGGCGAAGCGGTAGAAGGCGAAACCAAGTGCCACGACGAGGGCCATCGTGAAGAGGCGCCAGAACCAGAGCTTGCGGCGCAGCCGCCGGCGATCCGCAATCATCGAACTGTCCATAGAAACCTCCAGCGCAGGCCCCGGCTTCGGCACGCCGCCGAGAGGTCCGGTGAAATAGGTGGCAGCGGCGCGTACGAATGCCACTTTTTGATGTTTTTCCGTTTTGTTGCTTGTTGCAGAAAAAATTCCATA of Rhizobium sp. BT04 contains these proteins:
- a CDS encoding integration host factor subunit beta, translated to MIKSELVQIVAARNPHLYHRDVENIVNAVLDEITDALAAGNRVELRGFGAFSVKNRPSRSGRNPRTGDTVFVEEKWVPFFKTGKELRERLNPGQADEED
- the sppA gene encoding signal peptide peptidase SppA, giving the protein MDSSMIADRRRLRRKLWFWRLFTMALVVALGFAFYRFAVGDAATERPHIAHVTISGLIVDDDELLERLKKVETSDQVKAAVISISSPGGTTYGGEKIFKAIRAISAKKPVVSDVRTLAASAGYMIATAGDTIIAGDSSITGSIGVIFQYPQIQPLLDKIGVSLQEIKSSPLKAEPSPFHEASEEAKAMIRNMVVDSYNWFVDLVADRRKLPRDEVLKLADGTIYTGRQALKVKLVDTIGGEPEIRAYLKSRGVDADLPMVDWDKKSNTPFLLAGAVSRLITIFGYDDLLKGQDINGILPPKLLLDGLLSVWQVGRD